CTTGGCGTAGGTCTCCTTGCTTGCCTGCTCGAAGAGCTTGTTCGCAAGGTCGGAGCGATCCTTGGCGGGCGTCTGCTTCATGATGTCGTCCACGGTTGCCTGCTGCGAGATGAGCTCCTTCTGCAGGGCGTCCAGGTAGGCACGGGTGGGAACGGCGAGCTTTTCGCGGTTGTTGTACGCAAGCGTGTTGATGTCCATCAGCACGTAGTCGAGCGAGCCGTTGTCGGTCGACGCATCGAGGGCGCCCTTGACGTTGTCCCTCTCGTGGGCGTCGCCGGTGTGGGACTCGTCCCACTTGTCAACCTCGGGATAGATGGTCGTGTCCACCTTCGTCAGCAGCGCGGAGTACACGGGCACGGCGACGCTGAACTCGGCGCGGGACAGCGCCTCCCACTGGACGGTCGCGATGTCAGAGGTGAGGCCGCTCCTGATCTGGAACATGTGGGTCTCGACCGTGCGGTTGTTGCCGATGGCATACAGCTTGGAGTTGGTATTCGCGTTCAGGTCGCTCGTCTGCTCGCCGCGGGCGGCGTAGGAGCGCAGCGCCTGGAACAGACTCACCTGGCCGGACGGGGCAAAGAGCAGCTCCGGGTCAGAGATCGAGGTCACGCCCTGCCAGTCGGAGGTAGTGGTGAGGTCCTTCGTGTACGTGCCGTCCGCAAGGGGGTTGCCAAAGTACGCGCGGCCCTGGGCATAGCGGGTGTTCTGCCCGGCGCTCTCGTCCTTGCCGTAGGACGTGGCGACGTCCAGCCGGCCGTCGTCGAAGTACTCGGCGGTGTGGGCGTCCTTCGCAACCTTCTCCAGGTCGGCAGAGTGCAGGCAGACGTCCTCGTTTTCAAGGTCCACGTCGAACTTCAGGTTGCTCATGTTCGGGTTCACGGAGACCTTGTCCGGCGCGACGGCCGTCAGGTTGACGGCGCACCACTGGTGTCCGGAGAGCTGCATGAAGACCCAAGTCTCGGCGCTGTCCGCGATGATGATCTGGTTGCAGTCGTAGCTGCCATTCTCGTCGATGATCTTGCCCAGCAGCTTAACGCCGTTGCGCGCTGTGTCCGCGCAACCCAGCACGACGTCGGGAATCGTGTACTCGCCGATGCCGGTTGATTTTTCGGCAATGGCATTGCCCTTATCGTCATAATAAGCGCCGCAAGGATCCTTTTCGGCAATCTTGTCGTTGTAATCCGTGGTCAGTGTAGCAGAGACGCTCACGCCCTTCTCGTTGGTGCCGGCCTCGGAGTACGCGTCAGTATCTCCCCATCCGCTGGGGGTATCACGAACATACGTATGACGAAACGTCTGTCCGCCCGAATATGTCCACGTAAAGGTTGACTCACCGGATTTAAACGTGGGGTTCTCGCGCGGCTCCTGGATGCCGAATGCCTTGGGATGGCGGTTCGCGTAGTCCTCCGAGCGGCCGACGTAGGTGTCGCCGGTGTCCGTGACGCCCTTGCCCATGTAGATCTGGGTGCACGCAAGCGCGCCCGTGGGCATTGCCATCACGATGGCGGCGGCCACGGTCATCGCACGTCCGAAGCGCGTGAAGCGACCGAGCAACCCTGGATGGGTCCTTCTCATAAAGCCTCCCCGATTCTTGTGGCACGATACGGCATCGCGCCAGACGTTATAACCAGCAGATGCATCGTCCCACGGTACGAACTTCCTGTAAAGCGGCTTAAACGCGTGCGACACAATACGGACGGTAAGCGGAAAAAATTAAATAATTTAACGAGAAGGACCTGCCGCGCGTGCTTGCGAGGCAGGTCCTAAACAGCAGGTCTATGCAATATCCCAAGCGGGCGCGCCGCGGGCGCCCCCTAGTCGCGCGTCAGCTTGCGGTGCAGGCGGTGCGGCTTGGAGAGGTCGGGTCCCAGGCGCTTCACGCGGTCCTTCTGGTAGTCCTCGAAGTTGCCCTCGAACCAGTGCCACGCGCCGGGGTTCTCGTCCGTTCCCTCCCACGCAAGGATGTGCGTGCAGATGCGGTCCATGAACCAGCGGTCGTGGCTCGTAATCACGCAGCAGCCGGGAAACTCCAAGAGCGCCTCCTCCAGGCTCTCCAGGGTCTCGGTGTCGAGGTCGTTCGTCGGCTCGTCAAGGAGCACCAGGTTTCCGCCCTGGCGCAGGGTCAGGGCCAGGTTCAGCCTGTTCCTCTCGCCGCCGGAAAGCACGCCGGCGCGCTTCTGCTGGTCGGTTCCCTTGAAGCCGAACGCGCTTACGTACGCGCGGCTCGGAATCTCCTGCTTACCCACGGTGATGTAGTCGTTGCCGCCGCTCACGACCTCCCACACCGTCTTCTGCGGGTCGAGCCCCTCGCGGTTCTGGTCCACGTAGGAGAGCTTCACCGTCTCGCCCAACTCGAGCGAGCCGGAGCTCACGGGCTCCTGCCCCACGATCATCTTGAACAGGGTCGACTTGCCCACGCCGTTGGGGCCGATGACGCCCACGATGCCGTTGCGCGGGAGGCTGAAGCTCAGATCGTCTATGAGGACGCGGTCGCCAAAGGCCTTGTGCAGGTGGTTTGCCTCCAGCACCTTGTTGCCCAGGCGCGGACCCACGGGAAGGTGGATGTCGGTGTAGTCGACCTTCTCGGCGCGCGCCGCCGCGGCCTCCATCTCCTCGTACGCGGCGAGGCGGGCCTTGCTCTTCGCCTGGCGGGCCTTCTGCGAGCTGCGCACCCACGCAAGCTCGTCACGCATCTTCTTCGCACGCTTCGCGTTCTGCTTGGACTCCATCTCCAGGCGGGCGGACTTCGTCTCCAGGTACGTGGAGTAGTTGCCCTTGTACGGGTACAGCGTGCCGCGATCGACCTCGCAGATCCACTCCGCCACGTTGTCCAGGAAGTAGCGGTCGTGCGTGACGGCGAGCACGGCGCCCTGGTAGTTCTTGAGGAACTGCTCCAGCCACAGCACGGACTCCGCGTCCAGGTGGTTGGTGGGCTCGTCCAGAAGCAGCAGGTCCGGCGCCTCGAGCAGCAGCTTGCACAGCGCGACGCGACGGCGCTCCCCGCCGGAGAGGTGCTCGACGGACTCGTCGCCGTCGGGGCACTGCAGCGCGTCCATTGCCTGCGAGAGCTGGCTGTCGATGTCCCAGCCGTTCGCGGTGTCGATCTGGTTCTGGAGCTCGCCCATCTCGGCCATGAGCGCGTCGAAGTCCGCGTCGGGGTCGCCCATCTCCTCGCCAATCTGGTTGAAGCGGTTGACCTTGGCGATCACGTCGCCAAACGCCATCTCGATGTTCTGCTTCACGGTCTTGGTATCGTCCAGCGGCGGCTCCTGCAGCAGGATGCCCACGGAGTAGCCGGGCGAGAGGCGCGCCTCGCCGTTGCTGATGTCCTCGATCCCGGCCATGATCTTCAGCAGCGTGGACTTGCCCATGCCGTTGGGGCCCACGACGCCGATCTTGGCGCCGGGGAAGAAGCCCATGGTCACGTCGTCCAGGATGACCTTGCCGTCGAACGCCTTGCGGACCTTCTCCATCTGGTAGATGAACTCTGCCATCTGTCTTGCTCCTATCTGGCGCGAGAGCGCCTGCGGGTTGAGTCCTGCCAGTATCCCATACGCCCCGCGCACAAGAAAGGGGCCGCGCCACGGCTCCGCGACGCGACCACCAATTCTTCTTCCCTGCTCCCCCGTCGCGCACGAGCCGTCGCCGCGGCGAAGGTGGCGCCCACCTTGGCGCGGGCGTTATCCCATGATGAGGCGCAGCACGAGCAGCACGACCATGATGACGAGAAGGACGAGGGCGACGCGCATGAGGTAGCCCTTGGTGCCGAAGCGGCGCATGTTGTCCTGGACGCCGGAGAGGTCCGTCATGTTGTTGGCCACGTCGCCGAGGCCCTCTGCCACGGACTTCGGGTCC
This sequence is a window from Parafannyhessea umbonata. Protein-coding genes within it:
- the ettA gene encoding energy-dependent translational throttle protein EttA, giving the protein MAEFIYQMEKVRKAFDGKVILDDVTMGFFPGAKIGVVGPNGMGKSTLLKIMAGIEDISNGEARLSPGYSVGILLQEPPLDDTKTVKQNIEMAFGDVIAKVNRFNQIGEEMGDPDADFDALMAEMGELQNQIDTANGWDIDSQLSQAMDALQCPDGDESVEHLSGGERRRVALCKLLLEAPDLLLLDEPTNHLDAESVLWLEQFLKNYQGAVLAVTHDRYFLDNVAEWICEVDRGTLYPYKGNYSTYLETKSARLEMESKQNAKRAKKMRDELAWVRSSQKARQAKSKARLAAYEEMEAAAARAEKVDYTDIHLPVGPRLGNKVLEANHLHKAFGDRVLIDDLSFSLPRNGIVGVIGPNGVGKSTLFKMIVGQEPVSSGSLELGETVKLSYVDQNREGLDPQKTVWEVVSGGNDYITVGKQEIPSRAYVSAFGFKGTDQQKRAGVLSGGERNRLNLALTLRQGGNLVLLDEPTNDLDTETLESLEEALLEFPGCCVITSHDRWFMDRICTHILAWEGTDENPGAWHWFEGNFEDYQKDRVKRLGPDLSKPHRLHRKLTRD
- a CDS encoding C69 family dipeptidase codes for the protein MRRTHPGLLGRFTRFGRAMTVAAAIVMAMPTGALACTQIYMGKGVTDTGDTYVGRSEDYANRHPKAFGIQEPRENPTFKSGESTFTWTYSGGQTFRHTYVRDTPSGWGDTDAYSEAGTNEKGVSVSATLTTDYNDKIAEKDPCGAYYDDKGNAIAEKSTGIGEYTIPDVVLGCADTARNGVKLLGKIIDENGSYDCNQIIIADSAETWVFMQLSGHQWCAVNLTAVAPDKVSVNPNMSNLKFDVDLENEDVCLHSADLEKVAKDAHTAEYFDDGRLDVATSYGKDESAGQNTRYAQGRAYFGNPLADGTYTKDLTTTSDWQGVTSISDPELLFAPSGQVSLFQALRSYAARGEQTSDLNANTNSKLYAIGNNRTVETHMFQIRSGLTSDIATVQWEALSRAEFSVAVPVYSALLTKVDTTIYPEVDKWDESHTGDAHERDNVKGALDASTDNGSLDYVLMDINTLAYNNREKLAVPTRAYLDALQKELISQQATVDDIMKQTPAKDRSDLANKLFEQASKETYAKTKALLDEMRTYVNGGMKGDFVPSDLDAAKGDLKTPIRYATAFFAPQISEQPQGATYEKGDKAADLKVTATIPDGVAGSDQYLTYKWTAESDTADASAKATAAAKPMARAAAPGTASQSSTIPVDTSKVGTTTYTCTVTNSVNGESVTSEAATITVKEKQPAPKPDDKPSTDDKGNNANAGNGNNANANGGTAPSKKSPAKAAPGRLVSTGDTNNAMVPVAIAIAGVAIVVIALVVRKRNRE